In Lemur catta isolate mLemCat1 chromosome 1, mLemCat1.pri, whole genome shotgun sequence, one DNA window encodes the following:
- the LOC123620179 gene encoding dehydrogenase/reductase SDR family member 2, mitochondrial-like isoform X5 yields the protein MLRAAAWVHWGLFHPCTGLSVRMASSGIAQKGVLANRVAVVTGSTDGIGLAIARRLAQDGAHVVVSSRKQQNVDRAVAALQGEGLSVTGTVCHVGKAEDRERLVAKAVEHCGSVDFLVCNAGVNPPVGSTLGASEQVWDKIHKNKALWKSFKENLRLQRIGQPEDCAGLVSFLCSPEASYISGENIVVAGFSPRL from the exons ATGCTCCGAGCAGCGGCCTGGGTCCACTGGGGCCTGTTTCATCCCTGCACTGGGCTCTCGGTGAGGATGGCCAGCAGTGGGATAGCCCAGAAGGGCGTCCTGGCCAACCGGGTAGCCGTGGTCACTGGGTCCACTGATGG GATCGGCTTGGCCATCGCCCGGCGCCTGGCCCAGGACGGGGCCCACGTGGTGGTCAGCAGCCGGAAGCAGCAGAACGTGGACCGGGCTGTGGCCgcgctgcagggggaggggctgagtGTGACGGGCACCGTGTGCCACGTGGGGAAGGCGGAGGACCGGGAGCGGCTGGTGGccaag GCCGTGGAGCACTGTGGGAGTGTCGACTTCCTGGTGTGCAATGCAGGTGTCAACCCTCCGGTGGGGAGCACCCTGGGGGCCAGTGAGCAGGTCTGGGACAAG ATACACAAGAACAAGGCTTTATGGAAAAGCTTCAAGGAAAACTTGCGACTGCAGAG GATTGGGCAGCCCGAGGACTGTGCAGGACTCGTGTCCTTCCTGTGCTCTCCAGAGGCCAGCTACATCTCCGGGGAGAACATCGTGGTGGCCGGCTTCTCCCCTCGTCTATGA
- the LOC123620179 gene encoding dehydrogenase/reductase SDR family member 2, mitochondrial-like isoform X4 produces the protein MLRAAAWVHWGLFHPCTGLSVRMASSGIAQKGVLANRVAVVTGSTDGIGLAIARRLAQDGAHVVVSSRKQQNVDRAVAALQGEGLSVTGTVCHVGKAEDRERLVAKAVEHCGSVDFLVCNAGVNPPVGSTLGASEQVWDKILDVNLKAPALLLSQLLPHMENRGAVILISSIAAYMPHVELGAYNVSKTALLGLTRTLALELAPRDIRVNCLVPGVIETDFSKALWKSFKENLRLQRIGQPEDCAGLVSFLCSPEASYISGENIVVAGFSPRL, from the exons ATGCTCCGAGCAGCGGCCTGGGTCCACTGGGGCCTGTTTCATCCCTGCACTGGGCTCTCGGTGAGGATGGCCAGCAGTGGGATAGCCCAGAAGGGCGTCCTGGCCAACCGGGTAGCCGTGGTCACTGGGTCCACTGATGG GATCGGCTTGGCCATCGCCCGGCGCCTGGCCCAGGACGGGGCCCACGTGGTGGTCAGCAGCCGGAAGCAGCAGAACGTGGACCGGGCTGTGGCCgcgctgcagggggaggggctgagtGTGACGGGCACCGTGTGCCACGTGGGGAAGGCGGAGGACCGGGAGCGGCTGGTGGccaag GCCGTGGAGCACTGTGGGAGTGTCGACTTCCTGGTGTGCAATGCAGGTGTCAACCCTCCGGTGGGGAGCACCCTGGGGGCCAGTGAGCAGGTCTGGGACAAG ATCCTGGATGTGAACCTgaaggccccagccctgctcctgagCCAGCTGCTGCCCCACATGGAGAATAG GGGTGCTGTCATCCTGATCTCTTCCATTGCAGCTTATATGCCACATGTG GAACTGGGCGCCTACAATGTAAGCAAAACAGCCCTGCTGGGCCTCACCAGGACGCTGGCGTTGGAGCTGGCCCCCAGGGACATCCGGGTGAACTGCCTGGTTCCAGGAGTTATTGAGACTGACTTTAGCAAA GCTTTATGGAAAAGCTTCAAGGAAAACTTGCGACTGCAGAG GATTGGGCAGCCCGAGGACTGTGCAGGACTCGTGTCCTTCCTGTGCTCTCCAGAGGCCAGCTACATCTCCGGGGAGAACATCGTGGTGGCCGGCTTCTCCCCTCGTCTATGA
- the LOC123620179 gene encoding dehydrogenase/reductase SDR family member 2, mitochondrial-like isoform X2, producing the protein MLRAAAWVHWGLFHPCTGLSVRMASSGIAQKGVLANRVAVVTGSTDGIGLAIARRLAQDGAHVVVSSRKQQNVDRAVAALQGEGLSVTGTVCHVGKAEDRERLVAKAVEHCGSVDFLVCNAGVNPPVGSTLGASEQVWDKILDVNLKAPALLLSQLLPHMENRRGAVILISSIAAYMPHVELGAYNVSKTALLGLTRTLALELAPRDIRVNCLVPGVIETDFSKSTRRLTLCPLPPRIGQPEDCAGLVSFLCSPEASYISGENIVVAGFSPRL; encoded by the exons ATGCTCCGAGCAGCGGCCTGGGTCCACTGGGGCCTGTTTCATCCCTGCACTGGGCTCTCGGTGAGGATGGCCAGCAGTGGGATAGCCCAGAAGGGCGTCCTGGCCAACCGGGTAGCCGTGGTCACTGGGTCCACTGATGG GATCGGCTTGGCCATCGCCCGGCGCCTGGCCCAGGACGGGGCCCACGTGGTGGTCAGCAGCCGGAAGCAGCAGAACGTGGACCGGGCTGTGGCCgcgctgcagggggaggggctgagtGTGACGGGCACCGTGTGCCACGTGGGGAAGGCGGAGGACCGGGAGCGGCTGGTGGccaag GCCGTGGAGCACTGTGGGAGTGTCGACTTCCTGGTGTGCAATGCAGGTGTCAACCCTCCGGTGGGGAGCACCCTGGGGGCCAGTGAGCAGGTCTGGGACAAG ATCCTGGATGTGAACCTgaaggccccagccctgctcctgagCCAGCTGCTGCCCCACATGGAGAATAG GAGGGGTGCTGTCATCCTGATCTCTTCCATTGCAGCTTATATGCCACATGTG GAACTGGGCGCCTACAATGTAAGCAAAACAGCCCTGCTGGGCCTCACCAGGACGCTGGCGTTGGAGCTGGCCCCCAGGGACATCCGGGTGAACTGCCTGGTTCCAGGAGTTATTGAGACTGACTTTAGCAAA AGTACAAGAAGACTGACGCTGTGCCCTCTCCCACCCAGGATTGGGCAGCCCGAGGACTGTGCAGGACTCGTGTCCTTCCTGTGCTCTCCAGAGGCCAGCTACATCTCCGGGGAGAACATCGTGGTGGCCGGCTTCTCCCCTCGTCTATGA
- the LOC123620179 gene encoding dehydrogenase/reductase SDR family member 2, mitochondrial-like isoform X6: MLRAAAWVHWGLFHPCTGLSVRMASSGIAQKGVLANRVAVVTGSTDGIGLAIARRLAQDGAHVVVSSRKQQNVDRAVAALQGEGLSVTGTVCHVGKAEDRERLVAKAVEHCGSVDFLVCNAGVNPPVGSTLGASEQVWDKILDVNLKAPALLLSQLLPHMENRRGAVILISSIAAYMPHVELGAYNVSKTALLGLTRTLALELAPRDIRVNCLVPGVIETDFSKVVRTGQQNQSTRRLTLCPLPPRIGQPEDCAGLVSFLCSPEASYISGENIVVAGFSPRL, translated from the exons ATGCTCCGAGCAGCGGCCTGGGTCCACTGGGGCCTGTTTCATCCCTGCACTGGGCTCTCGGTGAGGATGGCCAGCAGTGGGATAGCCCAGAAGGGCGTCCTGGCCAACCGGGTAGCCGTGGTCACTGGGTCCACTGATGG GATCGGCTTGGCCATCGCCCGGCGCCTGGCCCAGGACGGGGCCCACGTGGTGGTCAGCAGCCGGAAGCAGCAGAACGTGGACCGGGCTGTGGCCgcgctgcagggggaggggctgagtGTGACGGGCACCGTGTGCCACGTGGGGAAGGCGGAGGACCGGGAGCGGCTGGTGGccaag GCCGTGGAGCACTGTGGGAGTGTCGACTTCCTGGTGTGCAATGCAGGTGTCAACCCTCCGGTGGGGAGCACCCTGGGGGCCAGTGAGCAGGTCTGGGACAAG ATCCTGGATGTGAACCTgaaggccccagccctgctcctgagCCAGCTGCTGCCCCACATGGAGAATAG GAGGGGTGCTGTCATCCTGATCTCTTCCATTGCAGCTTATATGCCACATGTG GAACTGGGCGCCTACAATGTAAGCAAAACAGCCCTGCTGGGCCTCACCAGGACGCTGGCGTTGGAGCTGGCCCCCAGGGACATCCGGGTGAACTGCCTGGTTCCAGGAGTTATTGAGACTGACTTTAGCAAAGTGGTGAGGACTGGG CAGCAGAATCAGAGTACAAGAAGACTGACGCTGTGCCCTCTCCCACCCAGGATTGGGCAGCCCGAGGACTGTGCAGGACTCGTGTCCTTCCTGTGCTCTCCAGAGGCCAGCTACATCTCCGGGGAGAACATCGTGGTGGCCGGCTTCTCCCCTCGTCTATGA
- the LOC123620179 gene encoding dehydrogenase/reductase SDR family member 2, mitochondrial-like isoform X1: MLRAAAWVHWGLFHPCTGLSVRMASSGIAQKGVLANRVAVVTGSTDGIGLAIARRLAQDGAHVVVSSRKQQNVDRAVAALQGEGLSVTGTVCHVGKAEDRERLVAKAVEHCGSVDFLVCNAGVNPPVGSTLGASEQVWDKILDVNLKAPALLLSQLLPHMENRRGAVILISSIAAYMPHVELGAYNVSKTALLGLTRTLALELAPRDIRVNCLVPGVIETDFSKVIHKNKALWKSFKENLRLQRIGQPEDCAGLVSFLCSPEASYISGENIVVAGFSPRL, encoded by the exons ATGCTCCGAGCAGCGGCCTGGGTCCACTGGGGCCTGTTTCATCCCTGCACTGGGCTCTCGGTGAGGATGGCCAGCAGTGGGATAGCCCAGAAGGGCGTCCTGGCCAACCGGGTAGCCGTGGTCACTGGGTCCACTGATGG GATCGGCTTGGCCATCGCCCGGCGCCTGGCCCAGGACGGGGCCCACGTGGTGGTCAGCAGCCGGAAGCAGCAGAACGTGGACCGGGCTGTGGCCgcgctgcagggggaggggctgagtGTGACGGGCACCGTGTGCCACGTGGGGAAGGCGGAGGACCGGGAGCGGCTGGTGGccaag GCCGTGGAGCACTGTGGGAGTGTCGACTTCCTGGTGTGCAATGCAGGTGTCAACCCTCCGGTGGGGAGCACCCTGGGGGCCAGTGAGCAGGTCTGGGACAAG ATCCTGGATGTGAACCTgaaggccccagccctgctcctgagCCAGCTGCTGCCCCACATGGAGAATAG GAGGGGTGCTGTCATCCTGATCTCTTCCATTGCAGCTTATATGCCACATGTG GAACTGGGCGCCTACAATGTAAGCAAAACAGCCCTGCTGGGCCTCACCAGGACGCTGGCGTTGGAGCTGGCCCCCAGGGACATCCGGGTGAACTGCCTGGTTCCAGGAGTTATTGAGACTGACTTTAGCAAAGTG ATACACAAGAACAAGGCTTTATGGAAAAGCTTCAAGGAAAACTTGCGACTGCAGAG GATTGGGCAGCCCGAGGACTGTGCAGGACTCGTGTCCTTCCTGTGCTCTCCAGAGGCCAGCTACATCTCCGGGGAGAACATCGTGGTGGCCGGCTTCTCCCCTCGTCTATGA
- the LOC123620179 gene encoding dehydrogenase/reductase SDR family member 2, mitochondrial-like isoform X3, whose translation MLRAAAWVHWGLFHPCTGLSVRMASSGIAQKGVLANRVAVVTGSTDGIGLAIARRLAQDGAHVVVSSRKQQNVDRAVAALQGEGLSVTGTVCHVGKAEDRERLVAKAVEHCGSVDFLVCNAGVNPPVGSTLGASEQVWDKILDVNLKAPALLLSQLLPHMENRGAVILISSIAAYMPHVELGAYNVSKTALLGLTRTLALELAPRDIRVNCLVPGVIETDFSKVIHKNKALWKSFKENLRLQRIGQPEDCAGLVSFLCSPEASYISGENIVVAGFSPRL comes from the exons ATGCTCCGAGCAGCGGCCTGGGTCCACTGGGGCCTGTTTCATCCCTGCACTGGGCTCTCGGTGAGGATGGCCAGCAGTGGGATAGCCCAGAAGGGCGTCCTGGCCAACCGGGTAGCCGTGGTCACTGGGTCCACTGATGG GATCGGCTTGGCCATCGCCCGGCGCCTGGCCCAGGACGGGGCCCACGTGGTGGTCAGCAGCCGGAAGCAGCAGAACGTGGACCGGGCTGTGGCCgcgctgcagggggaggggctgagtGTGACGGGCACCGTGTGCCACGTGGGGAAGGCGGAGGACCGGGAGCGGCTGGTGGccaag GCCGTGGAGCACTGTGGGAGTGTCGACTTCCTGGTGTGCAATGCAGGTGTCAACCCTCCGGTGGGGAGCACCCTGGGGGCCAGTGAGCAGGTCTGGGACAAG ATCCTGGATGTGAACCTgaaggccccagccctgctcctgagCCAGCTGCTGCCCCACATGGAGAATAG GGGTGCTGTCATCCTGATCTCTTCCATTGCAGCTTATATGCCACATGTG GAACTGGGCGCCTACAATGTAAGCAAAACAGCCCTGCTGGGCCTCACCAGGACGCTGGCGTTGGAGCTGGCCCCCAGGGACATCCGGGTGAACTGCCTGGTTCCAGGAGTTATTGAGACTGACTTTAGCAAAGTG ATACACAAGAACAAGGCTTTATGGAAAAGCTTCAAGGAAAACTTGCGACTGCAGAG GATTGGGCAGCCCGAGGACTGTGCAGGACTCGTGTCCTTCCTGTGCTCTCCAGAGGCCAGCTACATCTCCGGGGAGAACATCGTGGTGGCCGGCTTCTCCCCTCGTCTATGA